In a single window of the Coffea eugenioides isolate CCC68of chromosome 3, Ceug_1.0, whole genome shotgun sequence genome:
- the LOC113765213 gene encoding uncharacterized protein LOC113765213: MAALVPGVLLKLLQHMNTDVKIAGEHRSSLLQVVSIVPALAGGELFPNRGFYLKVSDSSHATYVSLPDEQHDLILSDKIQLGQFLHVERLEAASPVPILRGVRLIPGRHPCLGSPEDIVATHSLGFLNNNGDLSSDSKSVDKGKSQTKELRNEHTGVKDIKSTPVRSNGSTKEDNHENKATPKLVRSKSQLSKLNVNLVEKKDFLGKSKSSSSRSIPSSPTSCYSLPTSFEKFANGVKQQAKIKGLDRLEKATAKVGLREKVSPVRTASSSVKQAPSGSLGRNAIQGIELGPKALRKSWEGNMEVRSRESPRMKAIKQDLKPEARSTSAPRKFVSERLPYKEEQKVISSKPSKLENNTHSSAKKAPANGDMVDIDKSTRPKSSVAKKLPGDAAALGLGGNFVKVSLTNRRFTDGSVSWTSLPPSIAKLGKEILKHRDSAQAAAIEAVQEASAAESLLRCISAYSELRSSAKEESPQPAVEQFLTLHASLNNARLVADALSKTMVAGSSSDNEENPSEEALKVASDRRKQATSWVHAALATNLSSFTVCSKQGTLSPISASHSAPSSKTTAASQPILVLENSTKSAAIKNQIKPRQTAVSKIFQSGMPRRLSDGPVASQKARASSPPREWLKGDGLDEAVDLADMLKMESQEWFLGFVERFLDADVDTSTLSDNGQIAGMLTQLKSVNDWLDEIGASKDEEETPKIPSQTIDRIRKKIYEYLLTHVESAAAALGGGSQSSPTVQDKLKR, translated from the exons atGGCTGCTTTGGTACCTGGAGTATTATTGAAGCTTCTGCAGCATATGAATACAGATGTAAAGATTGCTGGTGAGCACAGGTCATCTTTGTTGCAAGTGGTGAGCATTGTGCCTGCACTAGCAGGCGGTGAGCTCTTCCCCAATCGGGGGTTTTATTTAAAGGTATCAGATTCTTCCCATGCCACTTATGTATCTTTACCTGATGAGCAGCATGATCTTATTCTTAGTGATAAGATTCAATTAGGCCAGTTTTTACATGTTGAGAGGCTTGAAGCAGCGTCTCCGGTGCCTATTCTCCGGGGTGTTAGGTTAATCCCTGGGAGACACCCTTGTTTGGGAAGCCCTGAAGATATAGTTGCAACTCATTCTTTAGGTTTCCTTAATAATAATGGTGATTTATCTTCGGACTCGAAATCAGTAGATAAGGGTAAATCACAGACAAAAGAATTAAGGAATGAGCATACTGGGGTGAAGGACATCAAGTCTACACCCGTGAGATCAAATGGAAGTACTAAAGAGGACAATCATGAAAATAAAGCTACCCCTAAATTGGTTCGATCTAAATCTCAATTGTCAAAGCTGAATGTGAATTTAGTGGAGAAGAAAGATTTTTTGGGGAAATCAAAGTCTTCAAGTTCAAGGTCAATACCATCATCTCCAACAAGTTGTTATTCGTTGCCGACTTCTTTTGAGAAGTTTGCTAATGGAGTTAAGCAGCAGGCAAAGATAAAGGGGTTGGACAGGTTGGAGAAGGCTACTGCTAAAGTTGGGTTACGGGAAAAGGTCAGTCCTGTTCGCACGGCTAGTTCATCCGTGAAACAAGCTCCATCTGGAAGTTTGGGTAGGAATGCAATTCAGGGTATTGAGCTGGGGCCCAAGGCCTTGAGAAAGAGCTGGGAAGGAAATATGGAGGTGAGGAGTAGAGAAAGTCCAAGAATGAAAGCCATCAAACAGGATTTGAAGCCAGAAGCTCGGAGTACTTCA GCTCCAAGAAAATTTGTTAGCGAAAGATTACCATATAAAGAGGAGCAGAAAGTGatatcatcaaaaccatcaaaactggaaaataatACTCATTCATCTGCAAAAAAGGCCCCTGCAAATGGGGATATGGTTGATATTGACAAGTCAACCAGGCCGAAGAGTTCTGTTGCAAAGAAACTACCGGGGGATGCTGCTGCTCTTGGATTAGGTGGAAACTTCGTAAAGGTTTCTCTAACTAACAGAAGATTTACAGATGGAAGTGTCTCATGGACTTCGCTACCTCCATCAATAGCAAAACTTGGGAAG GAAATATTGAAGCACAGAGATTCTGCACAAGCAGCTGCAATTGAGGCAGTGCAAGAAGCTTCAGCTGCAGAAAGCTTGCTCCGATGTATAAG TGCATATTCTGAGTTGCGTTCCTCTGCTAAAGAAGAGAGCCCTCAACCAGCAGTGGAGCAATTTTTGACTTTGCATGCAAGTTTGAATAATGCTCGCCTGGTTGCTGATGCTCTATCAAAAACCATGGTAGCTGGTTCATCTTCAGATAACGAAGAAAATCCCTCTGAAGAAGCGCTAAAGGTAGCATCTGACAGACGAAAACAAGCAACATCTTGGGTCCATGCTGCATTAGCTACAAATTTGTCGTCCTTCACAGTATGTAGCAAACAAGGCACTTTAAGTCCAATTTCTGCTTCACATTCAGCTCCGAGTTCAAAAACTACAGCTGCAAGCCAACCAATTTTAGTTCTTGAAAACTCTACAAAGAGTGCAGCCATTAAGAACCAAATTAAACCCCGCCAGACAGCAGTGTCTAAGATTTTCCAATCAGGAATGCCACGCCGTTTGTCAGATGGGCCGGTTGCAAGTCAGAAGGCAAGAGCTTCTTCGCCTCCAAGGGAATGGCTCAAGGGAGATGGGCTTGATGAGGCTGTAGACTTGGCTGACATGTTGAAGATGGAGTCTCAAGAATGGTTCTTAGGATTTGTTGAAAGGTTTCTGGATGCAGATGTTGATACTTCAACTCTATCGGATAATGGTCAAATTGCCGGCATGTTAACTCAGCTTAAGAGTGTGAATGACTGGTTGGATGAGATTGGTGCTAGCAAGGATGAAGAAGAGACACCCAAAATCCCCTCTCAGACGATTGACAGAATAAGAAAGAAGATATACGAGTATCTTCTAACTCACGTGGAATCTGCGGCTGCAGCACTTGGTGGTGGCTCACAATCATCACCAACAGTTCAAGACAAACTAAAGAGATAA